CAGTTGTAATCATTGGAAGATTCATGCatctcactctctctctctctctctccaggGGATGCCCTAAAGCGTATCATCCCTCGTGTATTAAGCGGGACGAGGCGTTTTTTCGCTCAAAGGCCAAATGGAATTGCGGTATTCTGTTCTAAGACTGTGTTCATTCTTTTCGTGTATATGTGTGCTGTTTTGCTTGAATACCCTAACTGGCATGCAAGTGGATACTTTATACTGCTGAAACTGAAGGAATAATATCTATGGTTGGTTGTACTTGCATATAGTGTGTTTTCTATGTTCAGTAATTATTGTAAACTGAGGAGTTTTAATTAAAGTATGGAGTTGCAGAATCTTGTACATTTTTATCATATGAGAAGGGATATTtctattaattcaaatttttgaAACTGAAAAGTTTTAATACCTTGCATTTACGTTTCATCCCTTAAATGCAATCTGATTGTTGTAAATGAATGAAATCTGAATTTGAacttttgaaaattatagtTAAATATAGTGTTGGTGTACTGGTGACAAAATTGTGTCATGGGAACGTTTCTTTGGAGGGGGAAATGCATGTACAAGTGACATTTACTCCTATTGCATAGATAACTTAATGTAGTAGCATATATTTTCCTGTGCATTCTCTTCTTTTCTGTGTTTTTGTTTAGAAGATTTGAATAAATTTCCTCGATTATAGAGAACAAGCTCAATGTTATTCAATGATATCAACTTATTGTTGCCCATTAAGGAGTTTAACAATTATTACATTTTCCAATAAGTGGACATTTACTTATCATTTTTGAGAAGTCAATCCTCTTTCTTTGTTTTGGGTTTTAATATTTTAGCATGTATTAAAATCTTTCCTTTAATAAACATTCATTTTTTCCACTACTCAGGTTGGCACATATGTAGCCTTTGTGGGAAGGGGTCGCATTATATGTGCTATACTTGTACATATTCTTTGTGCAAGGGGTGTACAAAAAGGGCAGATTTTGTCTCTGTCAGGGAAAATAAAGGCTTATGCGGAATATGCAAGAGGACCATAATGCTGGTAGAGAATTGTGCTCAGGGTGATAAGGCAGTGGTATGTTAatctttcataatatatatatatatatatatatatatatatatatatatatatatatatatatatatatatatgcatgcaCAGCCTCTACTCTGTGTCAGGGATGGGGAAGCAGTTTGTTTGATGCTACTTGTTCTTatagtttttttgtttgttCCTTGTGTTGTTTTTATAGTCTGAAGTGGATTTTGATGACAAGAGCAGCTGGGAGTATCTTTTCAAGGTTTATTGGACATATTTGAAGGAGAAGCTATCTTTGACCATTGATGAGATCCTTGAAGCTAAAAATCCATGCAAAGGTACTTGTTCCAGAATGTACCTTATGTTTTAAGGTTCAAACTTGCCATTAACTTTATCATTTTAGGTTCACATAGAAATAGACTcacttaatttgaaaaacaagaCTATAAGACATGATAAACAGATATAATTGGAATGGTTTCCGAATGATGTTAGATGCAGTACAGAAAACTTGCTCACTACCTGTGTGCCAACTGTGAATATATGTATAATACAGAACCAAATTGAAACAGAAGATAATGATATCACTAATGCAGGGGTTGCGAGATTAGAAGTATCAGGTGTTGCAGCAGGTGTTTCATCACTATTTCTCTCTCCAAAGACGGAGCTGCCAATTGGCAATATTGCGAATGATAAATTATGGCATTATCAGGATCCAACCGGGAAGGTTCAAGGACCTTTCTCTTTATTGCAGCTTTATACGTGGAATGTGAGTGGATATTTTCCGGTAGATCTCAGAATATGGAGGATAGATGAGACACAAGATAATGCTGCATTGTTAATTGATGTGCTGAGTGGGAAGTGCTCAAAACTTGTGTCATTGACATACGACAGCCAGAAGCTGTCTTTGGAGACCAATAGTACATTGGAAAATAAAGAAAGTAGTCAGGATGGTGGTGGTGAGCACAATGTGACAACAAACGGAAATTCTGCTAATCACCAAATTGTTGAGCAGTGTGGGGAGCAAAAATTGGTTGATACCTGTACACAATCTAATGGTAAAGATGAATCTGTTAAGAGCAATGGTTGGCACTCTCAGTCTCCGGGTTGGACTATACAAGCAGATGGGAATAATAATGAGGGGCAAAGTGGAAATTCTGAAAGGAGGGAGGAGTCACCCAAATGTGAGGACCGTCCTCATTTACATCCTTCACTACCTTCAACTGCATTTTGTGAAAAACTCGAAGAGAATCCCTCTGATAAATTAGAGGAAGTTCATAAGATAGAGGTGAAGTCTGAAGATAATGGAAATTTTGACTTGAACAGAATTTTTGATGGTCAAAGTAATAGTGGACAAACTTATCAGAAACAATCAGACAGTGAGGATAATTCAGGGCAGTCTTCTGGTCAGAACTGGAGTTGCCCTAGTGTAACTAATCCAGTTTGTAACCTATCTACATGGCTTTCAATCTTTGGCGAACCAAATGATTTGGATGAGTCAGTTTCAGATCTGTTGGCTGAAGTGGAGGCAATGGAGTCGCGTGGTGGTGGCCTGGAATCTCCCACTTCGATCATGAAATGTGGTGAGGAGTTGACTGACGGTTCTATAACTGATTGTCTTAGTTTTGCAGATGGGCTTAGCCCAATGCTTGATGCAGCAGGTAAAGGTGACGCACTGAGCTCCTCAGGTGATTTACACTTTCCATTAAAAACCACAACACCAGATGAACCAACTAAGCAAGCCGATGTGGACCATCAATATCAAAAGATATCTGGGAAGCATACATCAAAGAGTTCAGAAGTTGAGGTGTGTTTTAGgctaagaaaattattttgatagtctcattttttaatatattagttTTAGAAGGGCTACTTTTGGTCGACTAGAAAGTAAAATTTTacgtattattttttatgcagtCTACTTTCTCTAAGATTAGCTGGAATCCAACCATTCAATTTTCCTGGGATCCTCCTAATTGTAAGTCTATCATATTTCGTactattttgaatattttgctTGCCATTCATAATTTACTAAATctggacattttgctaaaatgGTTATTTTGATTTACAGGTTGACATGACAGATTATGTTGAAGGCCATTTTTCTTATCTTTAGGCTACACAGATCTTAGAAAAAACTTAAATTGGATACATATTATCATGTTCATAACAGCATTCTTTGCAAACATAACCTCTCGCCTTCGTTGTTTGCTTGTtgatgaagaaaagaaagagcgGTAGGGTTCTTGTTAGTCTTGTCTATTCTGCTATGCAATCTCATTGAATTTTAAATGTGAAGTACTTTCTTAGGT
The sequence above is a segment of the Phaseolus vulgaris cultivar G19833 chromosome 2, P. vulgaris v2.0, whole genome shotgun sequence genome. Coding sequences within it:
- the LOC137810995 gene encoding uncharacterized protein is translated as MEPQLQPKPQPAVEVHGGDIEKSYVTEVRNVDMAEANDGCCVTVLKRKRGRPAKGNRVLKTTAPPTKHKKDEEDVCFICFDGGSLVLCDRRGCPKAYHPSCIKRDEAFFRSKAKWNCGWHICSLCGKGSHYMCYTCTYSLCKGCTKRADFVSVRENKGLCGICKRTIMLVENCAQGDKAVSEVDFDDKSSWEYLFKVYWTYLKEKLSLTIDEILEAKNPCKGVARLEVSGVAAGVSSLFLSPKTELPIGNIANDKLWHYQDPTGKVQGPFSLLQLYTWNVSGYFPVDLRIWRIDETQDNAALLIDVLSGKCSKLVSLTYDSQKLSLETNSTLENKESSQDGGGEHNVTTNGNSANHQIVEQCGEQKLVDTCTQSNGKDESVKSNGWHSQSPGWTIQADGNNNEGQSGNSERREESPKCEDRPHLHPSLPSTAFCEKLEENPSDKLEEVHKIEVKSEDNGNFDLNRIFDGQSNSGQTYQKQSDSEDNSGQSSGQNWSCPSVTNPVCNLSTWLSIFGEPNDLDESVSDLLAEVEAMESRGGGLESPTSIMKCGEELTDGSITDCLSFADGLSPMLDAAGKGDALSSSGDLHFPLKTTTPDEPTKQADVDHQYQKISGKHTSKSSEVESTFSKISWNPTIQFSWDPPNC